From a single Sphingobium lignivorans genomic region:
- a CDS encoding phytanoyl-CoA dioxygenase gives MRNEANPALSADEIAHFVRDGFVRIDAAFSTGIAQEARTILWKATGCNPDDPSSWTQPVVRLDQFDQAPFREAANSPVLHSAFDQLVGKGRWLPRGGLGTFPVRFPSEADPGDDGWHIDVSFGYDNPDFMAWRANVSSKGRALLMLFLFSDVGVEDAPTRVRIGSHIDIARQLAPAGDAGLTLRELASDGFAGSAHRREELATGPAGTVYLCHPFLVHSAQKHRGTVPRFMAQPPLLPREQICLDRKDHNYSPVEQAILRALGRTDHLT, from the coding sequence ATGCGAAATGAAGCAAACCCTGCGTTGAGCGCAGATGAGATTGCCCACTTCGTTCGCGACGGATTCGTCCGGATCGACGCGGCGTTCTCCACCGGAATCGCGCAAGAAGCACGCACCATCTTGTGGAAGGCCACCGGGTGTAATCCCGACGATCCGTCCTCATGGACGCAACCCGTCGTGCGACTGGATCAGTTCGATCAGGCCCCATTTCGCGAAGCCGCGAATTCGCCCGTCCTGCACAGCGCGTTCGATCAACTGGTCGGCAAGGGCCGCTGGCTGCCGCGGGGCGGACTTGGCACCTTTCCGGTTCGCTTTCCCTCTGAGGCCGATCCGGGTGACGACGGCTGGCACATCGACGTCAGCTTCGGCTATGACAACCCGGACTTCATGGCGTGGCGGGCCAATGTGAGCAGCAAGGGCCGCGCTTTGCTGATGCTGTTCCTGTTCTCGGACGTGGGTGTCGAAGATGCGCCGACACGTGTCCGAATCGGTTCGCACATTGACATAGCCAGACAACTCGCCCCGGCCGGAGACGCCGGCCTCACGCTTCGTGAATTGGCATCCGACGGATTTGCCGGATCCGCCCACCGACGCGAGGAACTGGCGACGGGTCCGGCAGGCACGGTGTATCTATGCCATCCTTTTTTGGTCCACTCGGCACAGAAGCATCGCGGAACGGTGCCACGCTTCATGGCGCAACCGCCGCTTCTGCCCCGTGAGCAAATCTGTCTCGATCGCAAGGATCACAATTATTCGCCGGTCGAACAGGCTATCCTGCGCGCGCTCGGCAGGACGGATCATCTGACGTGA